The Erythrobacter sp. genome segment GCAGGGGGCGCGGGCGGCGCGCATCGTCCACCTGCGGGAAGGGACCGAGCTCGTGCGGGCGGCAGATGATCGTCTCGACCTCGGCGATCTTCCCACCCCGCAGCGCGAGGCGCAGGCACATGACCGATGCATCCGGGCCTTCCTCGACATGGCCGAACCAGCAGGCCTGCCCGGTCACGGTATCGACCGCGGTGAGGCGATAGTCGCGGCGCACTTTCCCGACGGTGTTCCACAACCCGTCCCCCAGCGCGAGCTGGACGTTGTTTTCAGTGAACACGACATGCTCGGCCCAGTCGACCCGCGACACATCGCGCGCTTCCAGCCCATCGAGATAGGAGTCGATGGCGGCTTCGAGCGTATCCCGGCTCACTGGATCGTGGCGCGAATTTGTGGTCATGCTCATTCCTCTCCCACCTTCAGCACAATCTTGCCGACGTGCTCGCCCGCTTCCATCCGCGCATGGGCGGCGAAGGCTTCGGCGAGCGGGTAGATCCGGTCCATCACCGGGCGCAACTCGCCGTCTTCCACCAGCGGCCAGACTTCGCGGAATAGTTCGTCCGCCACCAGGCCCTTGAACACGTCACTGCGGGCGCGCATCGTCGATCCGGTAATGCTTTGGCGCTTCACCATCAGTTTGATGAGATTGATCTCGGACTTGGGGCCGCCGAGCGTGGCGATTACCACCAGCCGGCCGTCTTCTGCCAAGCAATCGAGGTTGCGCTGGGTGTAGCTGCCCGCCACCACATCGAGAATGACGTCAGCGCCGCGCGCGCCCGTCAGTTCGAGCACCCGGGCGGAAAAATCCTCGGTGCGGTAATTGATCGCATGATCCGCACCCATTGCCAGCGCAGCGGCGCACTTCTCGTCCGATCCGGAGGTGGTAATCACCGTCATCTCGAAAAGCTTGGCCAGCGTGATCGCCATGGTCCCGATCCCGCTCGTGCCGCCATGGACCAGCAGCACCTCGCCATCGCGGGCAAAGCCGCGCTGGAAGACATTGTGCCAAACGGTAAACAGCGTTTCGGGCAGAGCCGCCGCTTCCGCCATCGACATGTCCGCAGGAACCGGCAGGCAATGCTCGGGTCGAGCCAGACAGTATTCCGCGTAGCCGCCGCCGGTCACCAGCGCGCAGACGCACTTGCCCAGTTCGCCGCCGAGAGTGCTGGCATCGACGCCAGCGCCCAGCGCCACCACTTCGCCCGCGATCTCCAGCCCCGGCAGGTCCGATGCCCCGGGAGGCGGCGGGTAGATCCCCCTGCGTTGCAGGCAATCGGGGCGGTTGACCCCCGCGTGGCTCACCTTGATCAGCACTTCGCCCGGCCCCGGCTGCGGCACCTTGCGCTGCACCAGCCGCAGGACCTCCGGCCCCCCGGGCGCGCCGATTTCGACCGCAGCCATAAGCTCCGGCAATTCGCTGACTGCTCTGCCTGCCCCAGTCACTTGCGTGTCACCCCTGCAATACCCCCGCTTCTCCCCCGTCCCTAGTCACGCGCACCATTGACAGCAAGGCCATGCCTTGTGATGCTGCACCGCAATGGAAGATGACGACCTTCCCCGGATCCGTTCCGACGCGGCGAGCCTTCTCGCAAGTGAAAGCCTCGACACCTATTCGCAGGACGAATTGCTCGCGCGTGTCGCCCAGCTCGAAGCGGAAATCGCGCGGGTGAAGGCGCACCACGCCAGGGCGGCGAACCATCGCAAATTGGCGGAATCGCTGTTCCAGCCCAGAGAGACCGACTGATGGGCCGGGCATGGTCCTTCATCCCTCTCGAAATTGCGCCAAAGCGCACCATATTCAGCACATGCTCCGGGGCTCCTTGCCTCGGGGGTCATATGCCCGGCTCGTTAGCCCGGCGTTAACCATGGCAGGCGCAGCCTCTTGCCCAGCCCCGCAGTCGGCGTAAGCCGTATCTAAGGACCCAGAATGCCCAGTTTCGCCCAGAACCTCGAAAAGACCCTCCACACCGCGATCCAGCACGCGATCGACCGCGCACATGAGTACGCAACGCTGGAGCACCTGCTGCTGGCCCTGGTGGACGATAGCGATGCTGCGGCGGTGATGAACGCTTGCGGCGTCGATACGGAGGAACTGACCGGGGTAGTGCGCCAGTATCTCGATCAAGAATACCAGTCGCTCAAGACCGACGAGGACGCCGATCCGCAGCCCACTGCCGGTTTCCAGCGGGTGATCCAGCGCGCGATCCTGCACGTCCAGTCCTCGGGCAAGGACATGGTGACCGGTGCTAACGTGCTGGTGGCGCTGTTCTCCGAACGCGATTCCTATGCCGTCTATTTCCTCCAGCAGCAGGACATGAGCCGGCTCGATGCGGTGAGTTTCATCAGCCACGGCATTGGCAAGGGTGGTCGCCAGCTGGAAAGCCGCAGTCCCGAAGGCGCCGAGGAAGAAACGCAGGCGCGCGGCGAGGAAAAGCCCGAGAAGAACAAAAAGGATTCCGCGCTCGACCAGTTCTGCGTCAACCTGAACCAGAAGGCGCTGGACGGGAAGATCGATCCCCTTATCGGGCGCGGTCCGGAAGTGGACCGGACGATCCAGATCCTCTGCCGCCGCAGCAAGAACAACCCGCTCTATGTCGGCGATCCCGGCGTCGGCAAGACCGCGATTGCCGAAGGGCTGGCGCGCAAGATCGTCGAAGGCGACGTGCCCGAAGTGCTCGAACCGGCAGTGATCTATTCGCTCGACATGGGCGCGCTGCTGGCAGGCACCCGCTATCGCGGCGATTTCGAGGAACGGCTGAAGCAGGTTGTCAACGAGCTCGAAAAGTTGCCTGATGCCATTCTTTTCATTGACGAAATCCACACCGTGATCGGCGCCGGGGCAACCAGCGGCGGAGCGATGGATGCAAGCAACCTGCTCAAGCCCGCGCTGTCCAGCGGGGCGATCCGCTGCATCGGTTCAACCACCTACAAGGAATTCCGCAATCATTTCGAAAAGGATCGCGCACTGCTGCGGCGGTTCCAGAAGATCGATGTGAACGAGCCGACGGTGGAGGATACGATCAAGATCCTGCGCGGCCTGCGCACCGCGTTCGAAGAGCATCACAAGGTCAAGTACACTCCCGATGCGATCAAGACCGCAGTGGAAATGAGCGCGCGCTACATCAACGATCGCAAGCTGCCCGACAAGGCGATCGACGTGATCGACGAAGTCGGCGCGATGCAGATGCTGGTGCCGCCAAGCCGCCGGAAGAAGACCATCACCTCGAAGGAAATCGAGAAGGTGGTGGCGACAATGGCGCGCATCCCACCGAAGTCCGTAAGCAAGGACGACAAGGCCGCGCTCGCCAGCCTGGAAAAGGATCTGAAGCGCGTTGTCTTCGGGCAGGATCCGGCGATCGAGAAGCTCTCGGTGGCAATGAAGCTCAGCCGCGCAGGCCTTCGCGATCCGGACAAGCCGATCGGCTCGTTCCTGTTCTCCGGCCCCACCGGCGTGGGCAAGACCGAAGTCGCAAGGCAGCTGGCGGAAATCATGGGGATCGAACTCAAGCGGTTCGACATGTCCGAATACATGGAACGCCATTCCATCTCGCGGCTGATCGGCGCCCCTCCGGGCTATGTCGGCTACGATCAGGGAGGGCTGCTCACCGATGCCATCGACCAGCACCCGCACTGCGTGCTGCTGCTCGACGAAATCGAGAAGGCGCATCCGGATCTGTTCAACATCCTGTTGCAGGTAATGGATAACGGCCGCCTCACCGATCACCACGGCAAGACAGTGGATTTCCGCAATGTCGTACTGATCATGACGACCAATGCCGGCGCGTCCGACGCGGCCAAGCAGGGCATCGGTTTCGGATCGGGGCAGAAGACCGAAGCTTCGGAAGAAGCGGTGAAGAAGATGTTCACTCCGGAATTCCGCAACCGCTTGGATGCGATCGTGCCTTTCGGCTACCTCGGGCAGGAAACCGTCAGCCGGGTGGTGGACAAGTTCATCCTCCAGCTCGAATTGCAACTGGCCGACCAGAACGTGCACATCCAGTTCGACAGCGATGCGCGCGAATGGCTGGGCAAGCGCGGTTACGACAAGCTGATGGGTGCCCGGCCGATGGCACGGCTGATCCAGGAGAAGGTCAAGCAGCCGCTGGCGGAAGAACTGCTGTTCGGCAAGCTGGCGCACGGCGGCGAAGTGCATGTGAGCGTGAAGGAAGATGCGCTCGCCTTCGAACTCACGCCCGCGCCACCCAAGAGCAAGGTTTCGACGAAGAAGAAGGCGTCGGCGAAGAAGGCTCCCGAAGCTCCGGCTGCGGACGGCACTGCCGAGAGCGAGAGTGACGAGGGCTGAGGCTTAGGCCCTAAATCCCGCTAGGCGTAGCGCATGGCGCGGGCTAGTCTCGCATTATGACGCCAAAGATTGCATTGTTCGCGATGGCGGCGGGGGCCTGTGCCCTCGCCGCTCCTGTTTCGGCCCAGCACGCCGTGGAAGCCGTACCTGCGCTCCCCTACAGCGGCCCCCTGCACGAGCGCACCGCGCAAAGCGATCTGCCCCTCGAAGGCCCTCGCGCTGCTATGCGGATCGAGCACGTCGAAATGGTCATGCAGGTGCTTCCCGAAACTCGCTACCTGGCATCGCACAATCGCTATCAGGTGCTCCTGACAGGTGATCTGGATCAGCTCCAGTTCGATCTCGATCCCCGCTATGACGTCGTGCAAGTGTTCGTGGACCGCGAAGACTTGCCGCAAGACAGGTTTCGCAATCGCGATGGTCTGCTGACGATCGACCTGCCCTCCGCTCGCCAGACCGGTGAAATGGTGGAAGTGGATATCATCTACGGCGGCCATCCGCATGTCGCCGCCAATCCGCCGTGGGATGGCGGCTTCGTCTGGGCGCAGACGCCTGCGGGCGAACCGTGGATTGCCACTGCCGTGCAGGGTGAAGGGTGCGACATGTTCTGGCCGTGCATCGATCACTCCTCCAGCCGAATTGGCAGCATCGACATGGAGGTGACGGTACCCGATGGCCTTGTCGCCGCAGGAAATGGTGTATTGGTGGAAACCGTGGCCAACACCGATGGCACGACGACCTATCACTGGAGTGCGCGCAACCCGTCCAACTACGGGATCACCTTGCAAATCGGCCCGTACCAACTGGCCGAGCAGGATTACCAGAGCCGCTTCGGCAACGTGGTCCCGATCCGTTTCTGGCACTTGCCCGGCAGCAAGGCACAGGCGCGGCGACTGGTGGCGGAAATGGCGACCTATCTCGATTTCTTCGAGGAGAGAATTGGGCCTTACCCTTTCGGCGACGAAAAGGCCGGCGTGGCCGAGACTCCGCATCTGGGCATGGAACACCAGACCATCAACGCCTACGGCAACGGCTATCGGCCCGATCCGCTCGGCTACGACTGGCTGTTGCAGCACGAATTCGCGCATGAATGGTTCGCCAACCAGCTGACCAACGCCAGCATCAACCACATGTGGCTGCATGAAGGCATCGGCCAGTGGATGCAGCCGCTCTATCTCGAATGGGCGCGCGGCGAGATGCTCTATGACGCCGAGATGTGGCGGTTCCGGCAGGAGATCCGCAACAATGTCCCGCTGGTATCGCCCGAGGGGCAATTGCCCGATTATAACGATCAGGCGGAGGGCTGGGGCTTCGATATCTACTATAAGGGCGCGTGGGTGATGCATTCGCTGCGCTACCTTGTGGGGGACGAGGTGCTGTTCCCCGCGCTGACCCGGCTGACCTATGGCACCGACACTCCGGTGCCCGGCCAGATCGCCCCGGTGCTGCGCTCCACCGACGATTTCCGGGTGATCCTGGAGGATGCGACCGGGGATGATCTCAACTGGTTCTTCGATACCTATTTCTATCAGGCCGAATTGCCGCGACTGGAGCAGAGCCGCGAGGGCAATGTGCTGACGCTGGAATGGCAGACGACGGCAGAGCGCGCATTCGAGATGCCGGTCGAAGTCAGCATTGCCGGACAGGTACGGCGGGTGGAAATGCCCGGAGGACGCGCGCAGATCACGCTGCCCGATATGCGAGCGCAGGTGCTGGTCGATCCGCGCAACCAGATCCTGATGCACGACGAGGCGATCGAGCGGGCGCGCGGATCGCGATAGGCGGAACGCAGCGGCAAGCGGCGGATTATCAGCACAATGGCCGCGCCCTTCTCCTGGATTCGCCCCGAACCCCACGGCGTGCATATTGTGCCCGCCGATGCGTGGATCGACCCGTCGCGGGCAGTCGAGCGCGCGCTCGTGACCCACGGCCATGCCGATCACGCGCGCGGCGGGCATGGCGAGGCCGTAGCCACCCCGGCAACGCTGGCGATCATGGAACTGCGGTACAATACGCGCGAAGGTGCCATCCCGGTGGAATATGGCGAAACCGTCCGCCTCCCCGGCGGGGTCGATGCGACCTATATCCCGGCAGGCCACGTGCTCGGCAGCGCGCAGATCCTGCTCGAGCATGCAGGCGAGAGAGTCGTCATCACCGGCGATTACAAGCGCCGCGCCGATCCGACCTGCGCTCCGTTCGAAGTGACGCCTTGCGACATTTTCATCACCGAGGCGACCTTCGGCCTGCCGCTTTTCACCCACCCGCCGATTGGCGAGGAGATGGCGAAGCTGCTCGATCGTCTCGCCGCGCATCCTGATCGCTGCGTTCTCGTGGGTGCCTATGCGCTGGGCAAGGCGCAGCGCGTGATCGCCGAACTGCGCGCCGCGGGCCATCATGATCCGATCTATCTCCACGGCGCGATGGAGAAGATGTGTCGTCTTTACGAGGACTTCGGCGTGGCGCTGGGCGAATTGCGGCTGGTGGCCGACTATCCCAAGGACGCGATGCGCGGGGCCGTAGTCATCTGCCCACCCTCGGCACTGAACGACCGCTGGAGCCGGCGCCTGCCTGATCCGATCACCGCGATGGCGAGCGGCTGGATGCGCGTGCGCCAGCGCGCCCGCCAGCGCAATGTCGAGCTGCCGCTGGTGATTTCGGACCATGCCGACTGGAACGAACTCACGCGCACGATCGAGGAAGTGAACCCGCAGGAAACCTGGATCACCCACGGCCGCGAGGAAGCGCTGCTGCGCTGGCACCAGCTCCACCAGCGCCGCGCCCGGGCGCTGGCGCTGGTGGGGTACGAGGACGAGGATGATTGAGTGGAGGACTTCGCCGCCCTCCTCGATGCGCTCGTCTACACGCGCTCCCGCAACGAGAAGCTGCGGCTGATCGCGGAGTACCTGCGCGCCACGCCCGATCCCGATCGCGGCTGGGCCTTGGCGGCGCTGACTGATGGATTGGATTTCCCTGCCGTCAAAAGCTCCACCATCCGCAACCTGTTGAAGGAGCGGGTCGATCCGGTGCTGTGGAGCCTCAGCCGCGATTTCGTTGGCGATACGGCGGAGACGGCCAGCTTCCTCTGGCCCGAACCGCTGGGTGACGTCGCGCCGCCGCCGAGCGTGGGCGAGGCCGTGACGGCATTGACCGCGATGACGCGCGTCTCGGTGCTCAGCGAATTGCCGCGCCTGCTCGACCGGCTCGATGCCTCGGGCCGCTATGCTCTGCTGAAGCTGGCGACCGGGGCAATGCGGATCGGCATTTCCACCCGGCTCGCCAAGGTGGCTTTCGCTCAAGCCTTCGATGTTTCGCCGGACGAAGTGGAGGAATACTGGCACGCGCTGGCCCCGCCCTATGCCGAACTGTTCGCCTGGGGTGCAGACGGAGCGCCGCCGCCCGATACTGCCCAGTTGCCGCTGTTCCGCCCCTTCATGCTGGCGCATCCGCTGGAGAACGTGGTGGTCGATCTGGCCGACTATGCCGCCGAGTGGAAGTGGGACGGAATCCGCGTGCAACTGGTGCACGTAGCGGGCGAGACGCGGCTCTATTCGCGGTCGGGCGACGATATTTCGATGACTTTTCCCGAGCTTCTGCCCGCGCTGGCCATCCCCGCCGTACTCGATGGAGAATTGCTGGTGCGCGGCACGGCGCAAGGCGGGGAGGCAGGCGGTGCGGCCAGTTTCAATGCCCTGCAACAGCGGTTGGGGCGCAAGACGGTGTCGAAGAAGATGCTCGCTGAAGCCCCCGCCTTCGTCCGGCTGTACGATGTGCTCAGCGTGGATGACGAAGATGTGCGCGCGCAACCCTGGACCGAGCGCCGCACCCGGCTCGAAACGCTGATGCAGCGCCTGCCGGAAAGCCATTTCGACCTCTCACAATTGGTTCAATCGCGCGATTTTGCGCAGCTTGCAGAAATCCGGGCGGGTGCGCGCGACGAGGCCATCGAAGGGCTGATGCTCAAGCGCCGCGATTCGCCCTATATCGCTGGTCGGCGCACCGGGCTGTGGTACAAGTGGAAGCGCGATCCGCTGCTGGTCGATTGCGTGCTGATGTATGCCCAGCGCGGCAGCGGCAAGCGGTCGAGTTTCTATTCGGACTACACCTTCGGCTGCTGGGATGGCGATCCTGATGCAGGCGCCGAACTGCTGCCGGTGGGCAAGGCCTATTCGGGGTTCACCGACGAAGAACTGAAACTGCTCGACCGACACGTGCGGCAGAACACCGTCAACCGGTTCGGCCCGGTGCGCGAGACCGACAAGTCGCTGGTGTTCGAAGTCGCATTCGATTCGGTCCACGAAAGCAAGCGCCACAAGAGCGGCCTCGCCATGCGCTTCCCTCGTATCCACCGCATTCGCTGGGACAAGCCCGCGCACGAAGCCGACCGGATCGAGGCACTGCGAGCGCTGGTGAAGGATTGACGCGCGCGCCATTCGCCCAGCTTCCGATTGTGGATGCACTGGCGAAGGCATAGACACCGCGTCGATGACGCCCAAGCTGATCACCACCATGCGCGATTACAGCGCCGCGCTGTTCGCCGCCGATGTGCTGGCAGGCGTGACCGTGGCGATGGTGGCGATCCCGCTCAGCATCGCCATCGCCATCGCTTCGGGCGCGGACCCGGCCACGGGGCTGGTGACGGCGATAGTCGGCGGGCTGCTGATCTCCGCACTGGGCGGCAGCCGGGTGCAGATCGGCGGGCCGACCGGAGCCTTCATCGTGGTGGTATTCGGGGTGATTACCCAGCACGGCTATGACGGGCTGGTGCTGGCGACCTTGATGGCAGGGGCGATCCTGGTGATTGCGGGGCTGCTGAAGGCGGGCAATCTGGTCGCCTATGTCCCGCAGGCGGTGGTCAACGGCTTTACCATCGGCATCGGCGTGATCATCGGCGCAAGCCAGCTCAAGGACTTTCTCGGCCTTTCGGCAAAAGCCTTGCCTGCCGATTTCATCGACAAGCTGGCGGCGCTGTGGGCAGCACGCGACACACTGAACTGGGCCGCACTTCTGGCGGGCGGGGTAACGCTGGTACTGATCGTGGCGATCCGGCGGATCTGGCCGCGCGTTCCGGGGCCGATCATTGCGGTAGCGCTTGTCTCGGCACTGGTCGCCCTTGCCGGGATCGAGATCGACTCCATCGTCTCCCGGTTCGGCGAACTGCCGCGCGGCTTACCCATGCCCTCGTTCCCCGAAGTGACCACCGCACGGCTGATCGAACTGCTGCCGAGCGCTTTCGTCATCGCCTTCCTCGCGGCAGTGGAATCGCTGCTTTCGGCAATGGTGGCCGACCGGATGATCGGCGGCCAGCACCGCCCGAATGCCGAAGTCATGGCGCAGGGCTGGGCCAACATCGGCTCGGCGCTGTTCGGCGGGCTGCCCGCGACCGGCGCCATCGCCCGCACCGCCACCAATGTCCGCGCCGGCGGGAAGACACCGGTGGCGGGGATTGTCCATGCACTGACCATCCTGGTCGTGCTGCTGCTGGCCGGTCCGCTGGCAGGCTACATGGTGATGCCCGCGCTAGCCGCCCTGCTGATCCTCACCGCATGGAACATGACCGAACCGCACAAATGGCGCGAGTACTGGCAGGCGCCAATGGAAGACCGCGTACTGATGGTGCTGACACTGGTGCTGACGGTATTCACCGATCTGACCGTGGCCATCGGTGTGGGCGTTGCGCTGGGCCTGGCCTTGCGGCTGCGCAAGGGACAGGGTGAACCGCCCGCGTGGGACGAGCCCGATCGCTAGACCCGGAACAGCTTTTCGCGAGAAGTTGCGCCGCGCAACAACGTGATGCGGGAGGCCGCGCAATCGAGCGCCCTTGCCAGCAGCGCAATCACTGCCGCATTCGCTTCGCCGTCCTGCGGCTTGGCCCGGACCTTGGCGACCACGCTGCCGTCGACGATGGCAAGGCCTTCGCTCCGCGCCCCTGGCGTAACTCGCACGGCCAGCCGCCCCTCGCCATCCGCAAGCGCCAGCAAGGCGGCGGCAGATGGAAGGTCAGCTTTCGGTCTGGCCACGGATTTCGGCCAGATGCTTGGCCGCGAGCCGGCAATAGCGTTCGGTCTGGAAGCGGATCTTGGCGATCTGCGCTTCGTCCTGCGTGCGGAAGTATTTCGCCGGGCGGCCGATCCAGATCTCGCCCGGGCCGATCACCTTCCCAGGGCTGAGCAAGGCCCCCGCGCCGAGCATTCCGCCGCTGGCGATCCGCGATCCATCCATCGCAATGGCACCCATGCCCACAAAGGCCCGGTCTTCCAGTTGCGCACCGTGGACCACCGCCATATGGCCGATCACGCAATCCTTGCCGACGATGCTGGGTTCGCCATCGGTATCGGGGCGCGGGCCTTCGACGTGGAACACGCTGCCGTCCTGCACATTGCTGCGCGCGCCGATCACGATCCGGTGGATATCCCCGCGCAGCACGCAATTGTACCACACGCTCGCCTGCGTGCCGATCGTGACATCGCCGATGATCCGCGCGCCGGGGGCAATGAAGGCGCTATCGTCGATCTGCGGGTATTTTCCTTCGAAGGCCATGATCGTGGCACCGGGAAAGCGCGGATCCATCACAGGAAGTTCCTCCAGTTGAGATAGGGCAGGATAGAAGCATAGTCATCGGTCCAGACCGGACCCCGTGGTGGATCGAGTTCTTCCCATGCGACATCGGATGCGGCCTGCAATTGCGCAAGCTGCCCCGGATCGCGCGAAAGCACCACCCAGGTTGAAGGGAACAGCTCCTCATGATCGCGGGCGGCATCCACCAGCAGCCGCGCATTGAGCCCGCGTGTTTGCGCCAGTTGCGCGACCACCGGCTGGAGATGGATGTAATTGTTGGAGATGTGCATCACCAGCAGACCATCCCGGGCCAATGCATCGAGATAGATGCCCATCGCCTCATTCGTGAGCAGATGCAGCGGGATCGCATCAGAGCTGAAAGCATCGATCACCAGCACATCGAAACCGGCGCGCGGCATCGCTTCCAGTTCCAGCCGCGCATCCCCGATCACTACCGGACTATCGGGTGCGCATTGCGACAGATAGGTGAACTGGCCGCGTTGCGACAAATGCAGCACTTCGGGATCGATCTCGAAAAAAGTCCAGTCCTGGCCTTCCTCCCGGTAGCAGGCGAGCGTACCGACACCCAATCCCACAACTCCGATGCGGGCAGCCGCACCAAACATCTCCGGAGCCTGCGTTAGCGCCCTACCCACGCCAGAAGTTCGTCCGTAATAGGCCGTCGGCTCCCGCGATTCGGTTTGGCCAATGCGCTGCGCCCCGTGGACTGTGGTGCCGTGCATCAGCAGGCGATCTCCATCAGGTTCTTCGCGGATCGAATAGATTCCGAAATAGCTGCGCTCGCGCTGGCCGCTGAAACTGGTTTGCAGGTTTCCCAGCCCGCCGAGCGCCAGCAGGAGCAGCGTACTTCCCAATACGAACGACCAGCGCCGCGCAGTCAGGAGCATGGCCAGCACCAGCAGGCCCGCCAGCCCGCCCCATTGCGCCGGGGATAGATCTGCCTTGGCCAGGCTCGACTGGTAAAGCCGCAGCGCGAACACGAACACGAGCACGGCAATCGCCATTAGTACCGGGCGCATCAGTCGGGGATCGCTGAAGCGTACGCCAATGGTCCGCTTCCACGCAGCGAGCGGCAAAAGCGCTGCCGCACCGAGGATCAACAGGGGATGCTCCCACGTCCAGTCGAACACAAGTGGAGCAATCAAAGCGGTGAAAAGTCCGCCCAGTGCTCCCCCGGCGGACATGACAAGGTAGAAGCGGGTCAATTCGGTAGCCGGAGGGCGCATTTCGTAGAGCCGCGCATGAAGGGCTATCGCAACCACGAACAGCAGCATCACGCTGGCGGCGGCGGCCAGCAGGTCAGCCCGGCCCGCTGCGAACATCGAGATGCTTCCATCGACCAGCAGCACCAGGGGCGCAAGGAAGGTGAACAGCACGGCCAGCTTGCGCCGTTCGGCAAAAGCGATCGCAAAACTGAGCAGGTACAAGCCGAGCGGGATCACCCACAGCAGCGGCATGGCCATGATATCGGCGGTGAGGAAAGTGGTTGTCGAGAGCATCAACCCTGAAGGGACAGCGGAAAGCGCCAGCCACAGCAGCACGGTTTTCCAGCTGCTCCGATGTGTCTGCTCCATGACGTCAAGGCGTGGTTCCGTTTGCGCTTCGACCCCGCGCCGCGCCAGAACGACGGCGATCACCAGAACGATCAGCAGCGCATAGCCGCTCGCCCAGTAAAGGCTCTGCTGGCCGATTGCGAACAAAGGCTCGGCGAACAGCGGATAGGCCAGCAGGCCGGCAAAGCTGCCAAGGTTCGACGCGGCATAGAGGGGATAGGGATTATCGGCCTGCGGGTGCGCGGCGAACCAGCGCTGCACCAGCGGAGCCTGCGCGGATATGGCGAAAAAGGCCGGGCCAACGGTCAGCAGGAACAGCCAGGGTACCCACAGCGCTTCCCAGCCCGCGGCGGGAGCGGAAATATCGGCCAGCGCCAGCGGCAGGGTCAGCAAGCCCAGCACCAGCACCGCCACGTGAATCGTGCCCTGCCGCGCCAGCGCGAACCGGCCGATGAAGTGCGCATAGGCATAGCCGCCCAGCAGCAGCGCCTGATAGACAAGCATCGCGCTGTTCCACACATTGGGCGCACCGCCGAGCCGTGGCAGCGCCATGCGCGCCACCATTGGCTGCACCAGGAACAGCAGGAAGCTGCCTGCAAAGATCGTCACCGTGAACAGCCAGCGGCGCGAGCCGCCCGTCGCTTCGGTCATTGCCGGTTTCGCCCCCATTCGCCAGCCGTTATCGTGTGGACGATCGTAGGGTTGAGTTCCTCGCTGTAACGCACATCGATGTAGTC includes the following:
- a CDS encoding cisplatin damage response ATP-dependent DNA ligase — protein: MEDFAALLDALVYTRSRNEKLRLIAEYLRATPDPDRGWALAALTDGLDFPAVKSSTIRNLLKERVDPVLWSLSRDFVGDTAETASFLWPEPLGDVAPPPSVGEAVTALTAMTRVSVLSELPRLLDRLDASGRYALLKLATGAMRIGISTRLAKVAFAQAFDVSPDEVEEYWHALAPPYAELFAWGADGAPPPDTAQLPLFRPFMLAHPLENVVVDLADYAAEWKWDGIRVQLVHVAGETRLYSRSGDDISMTFPELLPALAIPAVLDGELLVRGTAQGGEAGGAASFNALQQRLGRKTVSKKMLAEAPAFVRLYDVLSVDDEDVRAQPWTERRTRLETLMQRLPESHFDLSQLVQSRDFAQLAEIRAGARDEAIEGLMLKRRDSPYIAGRRTGLWYKWKRDPLLVDCVLMYAQRGSGKRSSFYSDYTFGCWDGDPDAGAELLPVGKAYSGFTDEELKLLDRHVRQNTVNRFGPVRETDKSLVFEVAFDSVHESKRHKSGLAMRFPRIHRIRWDKPAHEADRIEALRALVKD
- a CDS encoding DUF167 domain-containing protein, whose product is MARPKADLPSAAALLALADGEGRLAVRVTPGARSEGLAIVDGSVVAKVRAKPQDGEANAAVIALLARALDCAASRITLLRGATSREKLFRV
- a CDS encoding gamma carbonic anhydrase family protein — its product is MDPRFPGATIMAFEGKYPQIDDSAFIAPGARIIGDVTIGTQASVWYNCVLRGDIHRIVIGARSNVQDGSVFHVEGPRPDTDGEPSIVGKDCVIGHMAVVHGAQLEDRAFVGMGAIAMDGSRIASGGMLGAGALLSPGKVIGPGEIWIGRPAKYFRTQDEAQIAKIRFQTERYCRLAAKHLAEIRGQTES
- a CDS encoding fused MFS/spermidine synthase — translated: MTEATGGSRRWLFTVTIFAGSFLLFLVQPMVARMALPRLGGAPNVWNSAMLVYQALLLGGYAYAHFIGRFALARQGTIHVAVLVLGLLTLPLALADISAPAAGWEALWVPWLFLLTVGPAFFAISAQAPLVQRWFAAHPQADNPYPLYAASNLGSFAGLLAYPLFAEPLFAIGQQSLYWASGYALLIVLVIAVVLARRGVEAQTEPRLDVMEQTHRSSWKTVLLWLALSAVPSGLMLSTTTFLTADIMAMPLLWVIPLGLYLLSFAIAFAERRKLAVLFTFLAPLVLLVDGSISMFAAGRADLLAAAASVMLLFVVAIALHARLYEMRPPATELTRFYLVMSAGGALGGLFTALIAPLVFDWTWEHPLLILGAAALLPLAAWKRTIGVRFSDPRLMRPVLMAIAVLVFVFALRLYQSSLAKADLSPAQWGGLAGLLVLAMLLTARRWSFVLGSTLLLLALGGLGNLQTSFSGQRERSYFGIYSIREEPDGDRLLMHGTTVHGAQRIGQTESREPTAYYGRTSGVGRALTQAPEMFGAAARIGVVGLGVGTLACYREEGQDWTFFEIDPEVLHLSQRGQFTYLSQCAPDSPVVIGDARLELEAMPRAGFDVLVIDAFSSDAIPLHLLTNEAMGIYLDALARDGLLVMHISNNYIHLQPVVAQLAQTRGLNARLLVDAARDHEELFPSTWVVLSRDPGQLAQLQAASDVAWEELDPPRGPVWTDDYASILPYLNWRNFL